One region of bacterium genomic DNA includes:
- a CDS encoding IS110 family transposase, whose translation MSKQTATALAIEISGPRETLMVALELGEKGWLLGFSSGFGVKIVRRKIDSRDGKALLSAIAWAREKFGLGEEARVVSCYEAGRDGFWLHRFLVANGVENLVVDSASIEVNRRKRRAKTDRIDVVALLDLLARHLAGSVKPVWSVVRVPSVEDEDRRHLHRELKLAKKDRTRVGHRLKGLLANQGLTLNLRQDLERQLKRMRLWDGSKLPAGLRERLAHYVKDFVYWTDRIRQLDGERRRILKEEKGETLDKVHQLFSLKGVGINTAWSLGTEFFGWRDFRNGKQVGSMAGLTPTPFDSGTKSREQGIGKDGSRWIRGDSIEFAWGWLRFQPESELSKWYQRRFGHGSSRLRKIGIVALARKLLVALWRFLETGVIPQGAQLKTDLRIR comes from the coding sequence TTGTCCAAGCAAACAGCAACGGCCTTGGCGATCGAGATTAGCGGACCCCGGGAGACCTTGATGGTGGCCCTGGAGCTCGGCGAGAAGGGCTGGCTCCTGGGCTTCTCGAGCGGCTTCGGTGTGAAGATCGTGCGACGGAAGATCGATTCGCGGGACGGAAAGGCCCTGCTTTCGGCCATCGCCTGGGCCCGGGAGAAGTTCGGCCTCGGAGAGGAAGCGCGGGTGGTGAGCTGCTACGAGGCGGGCCGAGACGGCTTCTGGCTCCATCGCTTTCTTGTGGCAAATGGCGTCGAGAACCTCGTGGTCGACTCCGCGAGCATCGAAGTGAATCGAAGGAAGCGCCGTGCGAAGACGGATCGGATCGACGTCGTGGCGCTCCTCGACCTGCTCGCCAGGCACCTGGCGGGAAGCGTGAAGCCAGTCTGGAGCGTAGTTCGCGTGCCTTCGGTGGAGGACGAAGACCGGCGCCACCTCCACCGGGAGCTGAAGCTCGCGAAGAAGGACCGGACGCGAGTGGGCCACAGGCTGAAGGGCCTGCTGGCCAACCAGGGCTTGACGTTGAACCTGCGCCAGGATCTGGAGCGACAGCTCAAACGGATGCGACTCTGGGACGGCTCCAAGCTGCCTGCGGGGCTTCGCGAGAGACTCGCTCACTACGTCAAGGACTTCGTCTACTGGACCGATCGGATCCGCCAGCTCGACGGTGAGCGCCGCAGGATTCTGAAGGAGGAGAAGGGTGAGACCCTCGACAAGGTCCACCAGCTCTTCAGCCTGAAGGGAGTGGGGATCAATACGGCCTGGTCGCTCGGCACCGAGTTCTTCGGCTGGCGAGACTTCCGCAATGGCAAGCAAGTGGGCTCGATGGCGGGCCTCACGCCAACGCCCTTCGATAGTGGAACGAAGAGCCGGGAGCAGGGGATCGGCAAAGATGGGAGCCGCTGGATCCGAGGCGATTCGATCGAGTTCGCTTGGGGATGGTTGCGGTTCCAACCCGAAAGCGAGCTCTCGAAGTGGTACCAGCGGCGCTTCGGCCACGGAAGCTCACGGCTTCGCAAGATCGGGATCGTGGCCTTGGCGCGAAAGCTCCTCGTCGCCCTCTGGCGCTTCCTCGAGACCGGAGTGATTCCACAGGGGGCGCAGTTGAAGACGGATCTCCGGATCCGCTAG